The Primulina tabacum isolate GXHZ01 chromosome 16, ASM2559414v2, whole genome shotgun sequence genome window below encodes:
- the LOC142528754 gene encoding uncharacterized protein LOC142528754 isoform X2 yields MPCLNLSTNVSLDGVDTSTILSEATSTVAKIIGKPEAYVMIVLKGSVPIAFGGTEQPAAYGELVSIGGLNPDVNKKLSGAIANILETKLSVSKSRFYLKFDDTKGSNFGWNGSTF; encoded by the exons ATGCCGTGTTTGAACCTGTCGACTAACGTGAGCCTGGATGGCGTGGACACCTCCACCATCCTCTCTGAAGCAACCTCCACTGTAGCCAAGATCATCGGAAAACCCGAGGCT TATGTGATGATTGTGTTGAAGGGATCTGTACCGATAGCGTTTGGAGGGACAGAACAGCCTGCTGCCTATGGAGAGCTGGTTTCTATCGGAGGTCTCAACCCCGATGTGAACAAAAAGCTGAGTGGTGCTATTGCCAACATACTGGAGACCAAGTTGTCTGTCTCGAAGTCACGATTCTACCTCAAATTTGATGATACAAAG GGCTCCAACTTTGGGTGGAATGGGTCGACCTTCTAG
- the LOC142529791 gene encoding LOW QUALITY PROTEIN: putative leucine-rich repeat receptor-like protein kinase IMK3 (The sequence of the model RefSeq protein was modified relative to this genomic sequence to represent the inferred CDS: deleted 1 base in 1 codon) — MGVRIQVPFRCRNGSDGFSGCLINGNTGRSRADSDTEIEKWRKPHLLLYIFLVLNSGLGFVSGEKWDGVIVTQADYQALQAIKHELVDSKGVLKSWNDTSNGACSGEWTGIKCVNGQVIAIQLPWKVLGGRISEKIGQLQALRRLSLHDNFIVGPVPTSLGFLPNLRGIYLFNNRLSGSIPPSIGNCLVLQTLDLSNNQLIGTIPPSLANSTRLYRLNLSFNGLSGSIPSTLSQNPSLTFLALQNNHLSGSIPDSWNRKNNNHSYNLQSLNLSYNLINGNIPEEFSNLLKLNSMDLSNNAITGNFPSRLTNLSSLVTINLENNNLDSHIPESVENLRNLSVLNLSNNKLKGQIPGTIGNIITLTFLDLSRNNLSMEIPTSLVNLPNLDSFNVSYNNLSGTVPSVLASRFSSSSFMGNIQLCGYSGSTPCPSPQPENLPSPEKHRRKLSSKDIILISAGALLIVLLILCCTLMCCLIRKKAASRNIKPGGVLAKATPAAGNIAESGGETGGKLVHFDGPFVFTADDLLCATAEMMGKSSYGTAYKATLEDNNVVAVKRLREKITKPQSEFESEVSELGKIRHPNILALRAYYLGPKGEKLLVYDYMPNGSLASFLHARGPETNIQWPKRMAIAIGVTQGLHYLHTEQDIVHGNLTSSNVLLDEQNNPEIADVGLSRLMTGAANMNIVATAGTMGYRAPELSEIKNATTKTDVFSLGVILLELLTGKSPSEATDGLDLPQWVASTVKDEWTNEVFDVELMRDAPNISDELLSTLKLALHCVDPSPTARPTEAHQVLQKLEEIKPEMDTDVILPAF, encoded by the exons ATGGGTGTTCGAATTCAGGTGCCATTTCGATGTCGGAATGGTTCAGATGGGTTTTCAGGCTGTCTGATTAATGGAAATACTGGTCGGAGCAGGGCTGATTCGGATACCGAGATAGAAAAATGGAGGAAACCCCACCTCCTGCTCTACATTTTTCTTGTGCTAAATTCTGGTCTGGGGTTCGTTTCGGGTGAGAAATGGGACGGGGTGATTGTGACGCAAGCAGATTATCAAGCTCTCCAGGCCATAAAGCATGAACTGGTCGATTCGAAAGGGGTTTTAAAGAGCTGGAATGACACCAGTAACGGTGCTTGTTCTGGTGAATGGACTGGCATCAAGTGTGTTAATGGTCAAGTTATAGCTATCCAGCTTCCATGGAAGGTATTAGGCGGCCGAATCTCAGAAAAAATTGGGCAACTTCAGGCTCTCCGACGACTCAGCCTCCACGACAACTTTATTGTTGGTCCGGTGCCAACGTCCCTCGGTTTCCTTCCCAATCTAAGAGGGATTTATCTTTTCAATAACCGGCTTTCGGGTTCGATCCCTCCATCAATTGGTAACTGTTTGGTTTTACAAACTCTTGATCTTAGTAATAATCAGCTCATTGGTACGATTCCTCCGAGTCTTGCAAATTCCACAAGGTTGTATAGGCTTAATCTGAGCTTTAATGGCCTTTCTGGTTCTATTCCATCAACACTTTCTCAGAACCCTTCTTTAACTTTCCTTGCCCTTCAAAATAACCATCTTTCTGGTTCTATCCCTGATTCTTGgaacagaaaaaataataaccatTCTTATAACCTTCAGTCTTTGAATTTAAGTTACAACCTAATCAATGGGAACATACCCGAAGAGTTTAGTAATCTCTTGAAGCTAAATTCCATGGATTTATCAAACAACGCAATCACAGGAAACTTTCCTTCGAGGCTCACCAATCTCTCTTCTCTTGTAACCATAAATCTGGAAAACAACAATTTAGATAGCCATATCCCAGAATCAGTCGAAAATTTAAGGAATCTTTCTGTTCTGAACTTGAGTAACAACAAGCTCAAAGGGCAAATCCCAGGGACCATTGGTAACATCATCACTCTTACCTTTCTTGATCTTTCTCGCAATAATCTCTCAATGGAAATCCCAACTTCCTTGGTGAATTTACCCAATCTTGATTCGTTCAATGTTTCGTACAATAATCTTTCGGGAACCGTCCCATCTGTTCTTGCAAGTAGATTTAGTTCGAGCTCGTTTATGGGCAATATTCAGCTGTGTGGATACAGTGGCTCGACTCCATGTCCTTCTCCCCAACCCGAAAATCTGCCTTCACCCGAAAAACATCGCCGAAAATTGAGCTCAAAGGACATAATTCTCATATCTGCTGGAGCTCTTCTAATTGTCCTACTAATTCTGTGCTGTACTTTGATGTGCTGCTTGATCAGAAAGAAAGCAGCTTCAAGAAATATTAAACCAGGTGGTGTTCTGGCAAAGGCAACTCCAGCAGCAGGGAATATAGCCGAATCTGGAGGCGAAACAGGAGGAAAATTAGTACATTTTGATGGGCCTTTTGTATTTACAGCTGATGATTTGTTGTGTGCTACTGCAGAGATGATGGGAAAGAGCAGTTATGGAACAGCATACAAGGCAACATTGGAGGACAATAATGTAGTTGCTGTAAAAAGGCTCAGAGAGAAGATCACTAAGCCACAGAGTGAATTTGAAAGCGAGGTTTCAGAGCTTGGAAAGATTCGACACCCAAATATCTTGGCCCTTAGAGCTTATTATCTTGGACCTAAAGGGGAAAAGCTTCTTGTCTATGATTATATGCCTAATGGAAGCCTTGCTTCCTTTCTCCATG CTAGAGGGCCAGAAACCAACATTCAATGGCCAAAAAGAATGGCAATAGCCATTGGCGTAACCCAAGGACTTCACTATCTCCACACCGAACAAGATATAGTACACGGCAATCTTACCTCAAGCAATGTTCTTCTTGATGAGCAAAACAATCCTGAAATAGCAGATGTTGGCCTCTCTCGACTAATGACTGGTGCTGCCAACATGAATATTGTAGCCACAGCAGGCACAATGGGATATCGTGCACCAGAGCTTTCCGAGATCAAGAATGCCACCACAAAGACCGACGTTTTTAGCCTCGGGGTGATATTATTGGAGCTCTTAACAGGGAAATCCCCAAGCGAGGCCACAGATGGGCTCGATCTGCCTCAGTGGGTGGCATCAACAGTTAAAGATGAATGGACTAATGAAGTTTTCGATGTGGAGCTTATGAGGGATGCGCCGAATATAAGCGATGAATTGTTGAGTACTTTGAAATTAGCCCTCCATTGTGTCGACCCCTCGCCCACAGCCCGGCCT ACTGAGGCTCATCAAGTTCTACAGAAACTGGAGGAGATAAAGCCTGAAATGGACACCGATGTTATTCTACCAGCTTTCTGA
- the LOC142528753 gene encoding PRA1 family protein B4-like yields the protein MANSSPAILPISNPQQSTATTADGQQSSSAVRMLFAGISETVRSGLSNRRPWPELVDRSAFSKPESISEATLRIRKNYQYFRINYLTVVTAVLAISLLTNPFSLILLAGLLAAWMFLYLFRQSSDPPLVVFGRQFSDRETLLFLVISTVVVIFLTSVGSVLVSALMVGVAIVCAHGAFRVPEDLFLDEQEQSTGASGFLSFFPGANAAITQTQVAARV from the coding sequence ATGGCGAATTCCTCTCCTGCAATCCTACCCATCTCCAATCCCCAGCAATCCACCGCCACTACAGCCGACGGTCAGCAATCCTCATCAGCCGTTCGCATGTTATTTGCTGGGATCTCTGAAACCGTCCGATCCGGCCTTTCCAATCGTCGCCCCTGGCCGGAACTTGTCGACCGATCCGCCTTCTCCAAGCCTGAATCCATATCCGAAGCAACCCTCCGAATCCGCAAGAATTATCAATATTTTCGCATCAATTACCTCACCGTTGTTACCGCCGTGCTCGCCATCTCCCTTTTAACAAACCCTTTTTCTCTTATCCTCCTAGCGGGCCTCCTCGCCGCGTGGATgttcctctacctcttccgccaGTCCTCTGATCCTCCGCTCGTCGTCTTCGGCCGCCAATTTTCGGATCGCGAGACTCTTCTCTTCTTGGTCATCTCCACCGTCGTTGTGATCTTCCTCACTAGCGTCGGATCTGTTTTGGTGTCGGCTCTTATGGTTGGTGTTGCGATTGTTTGCGCGCACGGTGCTTTTAGGGTTCCCGAAGATCTTTTCCTTGACGAGCAGGAGCAGAGCACGGGTGCTTCTGGATTCCTTTCTTTCTTCCCCGGGGCCAATGCTGCGATTACTCAGACTCAGGTGGCCGCAAGGGTTTGA
- the LOC142528754 gene encoding uncharacterized protein LOC142528754 isoform X1, whose translation MPCLNLSTNVSLDGVDTSTILSEATSTVAKIIGKPEAYVMIVLKGSVPIAFGGTEQPAAYGELVSIGGLNPDVNKKLSGAIANILETKLSVSKSRFYLKFDDTKASQSQENAQCLHALHQY comes from the exons ATGCCGTGTTTGAACCTGTCGACTAACGTGAGCCTGGATGGCGTGGACACCTCCACCATCCTCTCTGAAGCAACCTCCACTGTAGCCAAGATCATCGGAAAACCCGAGGCT TATGTGATGATTGTGTTGAAGGGATCTGTACCGATAGCGTTTGGAGGGACAGAACAGCCTGCTGCCTATGGAGAGCTGGTTTCTATCGGAGGTCTCAACCCCGATGTGAACAAAAAGCTGAGTGGTGCTATTGCCAACATACTGGAGACCAAGTTGTCTGTCTCGAAGTCACGATTCTACCTCAAATTTGATGATACAAAG GCCAGTCAGAGCCAAGAAAATGCACAATGTCTGCATGCTTTACACCAGTACTAA
- the LOC142528953 gene encoding uncharacterized protein LOC142528953, translating to MPCLDISTNVNLDGVDTDSIFSELAKAVSQIVGKPENFVMILMKGSVALTFGGNKEPAALAEIISMSGVDSQVKRKLIATIGSILQNTLSIPKTRFVLKVFNVKSTQNTSKL from the exons atgCCTTGTCTTGATATTTCCACAAACGTGAATCTTGATGGGGTCGACACTGATTCCATCTTCTCCGAGCTCGCGAAAGCCGTCTCTCAGATCGTCGGAAAACCCGAAAAC TTTGTGATGATTCTGATGAAAGGATCGGTAGCACTGACCTTTGGAGGGAACAAAGAACCCGCAGCACTGGCTGAAATCATATCCATGAGTGGCGTCGACTCTCAAGTTAAAAGAAAGCTCATTGCTACAATTGGTTCCATTTTACAAAATACACTTTCCATTCCCAAGACTCGATTTGTTCTCAAGGTTTTTAACGTAAAAAGTACCCAAAATACCTCTAAATTGTGA
- the LOC142529264 gene encoding protein DETOXIFICATION 44, chloroplastic-like yields MTTTLATSIAAHVGPIRMAVHQICFQVWLALSLLSDGLALVGLALLASDYSQGNYGLVRQLVYKVLQVGLIMGLALAVILFIGFGALSSLFSPDSEVFGIARSGTSTLDLLHLFSGPTDLFSFHIDDCSSVWSHWCLEWVVSIYDFPCIRWYFQAKL; encoded by the exons ATGACTACAACATTAGCTACATCCATAGCTGCGCATGTAGGTCCCATACGAATGGCTGTGCATCAGATTTGTTTTCAAGTTTGGTTGGCCTTATCTTTGTTGAGTGATGGTTTAGCACTTGTAGGGCTG GCTCTACTTGCTAGTGACTATTCTCAAGGGAACTATGGTCTGGTACGGCAACTGGTTTACAAAGTGCTGCAG GTTGGTTTGATCATGGGCCTAGCTTTGGCTGTGATTTTGTTCATTGGATTCGGTGCTCTTTCTAGCTTATTTAGTCCAGACTCAGAAGTTTTTGGAATAGCCAGATCGGGAACCTCG ACTTTGGATTTGCTGCATCTCTTTTCTGGTCCGACTGATCTCTTCAGTTTTCATATTGATGACTGTTCCTCTGTTTGGTCTCACTGGTGTCTGGAGTGGGTTGTTTCTATTTATGACTTTCCGTGTATTCGGTGGTATTTTCAG GCTAAGCTCTAG